One stretch of Halichoerus grypus chromosome 10, mHalGry1.hap1.1, whole genome shotgun sequence DNA includes these proteins:
- the ASTL gene encoding astacin-like metalloendopeptidase, producing the protein MGTHLAGPGLILGAPSGCSSPEACGSSFSEGLNPEETQTAWDKDIPAINQGLIPEETPESSFLLEGDILRPSPFRLFSASSNKWPKNGGFVEVPFLLSSKYDKRSREVLLKAFAEFERLTCIRFVAYQGQRDFISIIPMSGCFSSVGRSGGMQVVSLAPTCLRKGPGIVLHELMHVLGFWHEHSRADRDRYIRIHWNEVRPGFEINFIKSRSSNMLVPYDYSSVMHYGRFAFSRRGLPTITPIWAPSVHIGQRWNLSTSDITRVLRLYDCSPSGQGPRGGGFQPPSDGRSPTPVSRPYLQQLLKALLAESGSPDAGGPKAGALHVAAGPGESPRSWERPAPRKFAMGASAGLLQTPASSLNSRPGAGVPGIALETSWLARVPSVPPTTAPEAEDQLVPIQDALGTPDLPGAHVPESPFRGMPGGRACGFCPQGGRASSVSKSWVV; encoded by the exons ATGGGTACGCACCTGGCTGGGCCAGGTTTGATCCTAGGAGCGCCCTCAGGCTGCAGCTCCCCCGAAGCCTGTGGAAGCAGCTTCTCAGAGGGCCTCAACCCTGAGGAGACCCAGACGGCCTGGGACAAGGACATCCCTGCGATTAACCAAG ggCTCATCCCAGAGGAAACTCCGGAGAGCAGCTTCCTCCTGGAGGGGGATATCCTTCGGCCA AGTCCCTTCCGGCTGTTCTCAGCGAGCAGCAACAAGTGGCCTAAGAACGGGGGGTTTGTGGAGGTCCCCTTCCTGCTCTCCAGCAAGTACG ATAAACGCAGCCGCGAGGTCCTCCTGAAGGCATTTGCTGAATTTGAGCGCCTCACGTGCATCAGGTTTGTCGCCTACCAGGGCCAGAGGGACTTCATTTCCATCATTCCCATGTCTGG GTGTTTCTCCAGCGTGGGACGCAGTGGAGGGATGCAGGTGGTGTCCCTGGCACCTACCTGTCTCCGGAAAGGCCCAGGCATTGTCCTGCATGAGCTCATGCATGTGCTGGGCTTCTGGCATGAGCACTCACGGGCTGATCGGGACCGCTATATTCGTATCCACTGGAATGAGGTCCGCCCAG gCTTTGAAATCAACTTCATCAAATCTCGGAGCAGCAACATGCTGGTGCCCTATGACTACTCATCAGTGATGCACTATGGGAG GTTTGCCTTCAGCCGCCGTGGGCTGCCCACCATCACACCGATCTGGGCTCCCAGTGTTCACATTGGCCAGCGATGGAACTTGAGCACCTCGGACATCACACGGGTCCTCAGGCTCTATGACTGCAGCCCAAGTGGCCAAGGCCCCCGTGGGGGAG GGTTCCAGCCCCCCAGCGATGGTAGGAGCCCTACTCCTGTCTCTAGACCATACCTGCAGCAGCTTCTGAAGGCGTTGTTGGCAGAATCTGGGAGCCCTGACGCCGGTGGCCCGAAGGCTGGAGCCCTGCATGTTGCTGCAGGGCCCGGAGAGAGCCCACGTAGCTGGGAGCGCCCTGCGCCGAGGAAGTTCGCTATGGGGGCATCTGCAGGGCTGCTTCAGACCCCAGCTTCCTCCCTGAACTCCAGGCCTGGAGCAGGTGTTCCTGGTATTGCTCTAGAGACGTCCTGGCTGGCCCGAGTGCCCTCTGTACCCCCAACCACGGCTCCAGAAGCAGAAGACCAGCTAGTGCCTATCCAGGATGCTTTGGGGACCCCAGATCTGCCAGGAGCACATGTACCTGAAAGTCCTTTCAGGGGGATGCCAGGAGGTCGAGCCTGTGGCTTCTGTCCCCAAGGGGGAAGGGCATCCTCAGTCTCCAAGAGCTGGGTTGTGTAA
- the ADRA2B gene encoding alpha-2B adrenergic receptor: MDHQEPYSVQATAAIAAVITFLILFTIFGNALVILAVLTSRSLRAPQNLFLVSLAAADILVATLIIPFSLANELLGYWYFRRTWCEVYLALDVLFCTSSIVHLCAISLDRYWAVSRALEYNSKRTPRRIKCIILTVWLIAAVISLPPLIYKGDQGPQPRGRPQCKLNQEAWYILASSIGSFFAPCLIMILVYLRIYLIAKRSHRRGPGAKGGPGPGESKQPRSVPTGTSTKLPTLASLAASEEANGHSKPTGEKEGDTPEDPGTPALPPSWSALPSSGQSQKEGVCGASPEEEAEEEEEEEEECEPQALPASPASACSPPLPQPQGSRVLATLRGQVLLGRGVGTASGQWWRRRAQLTREKRFTFVLAVVIGVFVLCWFPFFFSYSLGAICPQHCKVPHGLFQFFFWIGYCNSSLNPVIYTIFNQDFRRAFRRILCRQWTQTAW, encoded by the coding sequence ATGGACCACCAGGAGCCCTACTCGGTGCAGGCCACCGCGGCCATCGCGGCGGTCATCACGTTCCTCATCCTCTTCACCATCTTCGGCAACGCGCTGGTCATCTTGGCTGTGCTGACGAGCCGCTCGCTGCGCGCCCCGCAGAACCTGTTCCTGGTGTCGCTGGCCGCTGCCGACATCTTGGTGGCCACGCTCATCATCCCTTTCTCGCTGGCTAACGAGCTGCTGGGCTACTGGTACTTCCGGCGCACGTGGTGCGAGGTGTACTTGGCGCTCGACGTGCTCTTCTGTACCTCGTCCATCGTGCACCTGTGCGCCATCAGCCTGGACCGCTACTGGGCTGTGAGCCGCGCGCTGGAGTACAACTCCAAGCGCACCCCGCGCCGCATCAAGTGCATCATCCTCACCGTGTGGCTCATCGCAGCGGTCATCTCCCTGCCACCGCTTATCTACAAGGGCGACCAGGGGCCCCAGCCCCGCGGGCGCCCCCAGTGCAAACTCAACCAAGAGGCCTGGTACATCCTGGCCTCTAGCATCGGGTCCTTCTTTGCACCCTGCCTCATCATGATCCTTGTCTACCTGCGCATCTACCTGATCGCCAAACGCAGCCACCGCAGAGGTCCTGGGGCCAAGGGGGGCCCTGGGCCGGGTGAGTCTAAGCAGCCCCGCTCAGTCCCTACGGGAACTTCAACCAAACTGCCAACCTTGGCCTCTCTGGCTGCTTCTGAGGAGGCCAATGGACACTCTAAGCCTAccggggagaaggagggggataCCCCTGAAGATCCTGGGACCCCTGCCTTGCCACCCAGCTGGTCAGCCCTTCCCAGCTCAGGCCAGAGTCAGAAGGAAGGTGTGTGTGGGGCATCTccagaggaggaagctgaagaagaggaggaggaggaggaagagtgtgAGCCTCAGGCCTTACCAGCGTCTCCCGCGTCAGCGTGcagcccacccctgccccagccacagGGTTCCCGGGTGCTGGCAACCCTACGTGGCCAGGTGCTCCTGGGCAGGGGTGTGGGCACCGCGAGCGGGcagtggtggcggcggcgggcgcAGCTGACTCGGGAGAAGCGGTTCACCTTTGTGCTGGCCGTGGTCATTGGCGTTTTTGTGCTCTGCTGGTTCCCCTTCTTCTTCAGCTACAGCCTGGGAGCCATCTGCCCACAGCACTGCAAGGTGCCCCACGGCCTCTTCCAGTTCTTCTTCTGGATTGGCTACTGTAACAGCTCGCTGAACCCCGTCATCTATACCATCTTCAACCAGGACTTTCGCCGTGCCTTCCGAAGGATCCTTTGCCGCCAGTGGACCCAGACGGCATGGTGA